A stretch of Camelina sativa cultivar DH55 chromosome 18, Cs, whole genome shotgun sequence DNA encodes these proteins:
- the LOC104763193 gene encoding 60S ribosomal protein L3-1-like codes for MSHRKFEHPRHGSLGFLPRKRANRHRGKVKAFPKDDQTKPCKFTAFLGYKAGMTHIVRDVEKPGSKLHKKETCEAVTIIETPAMVVVGVVAYVKTPRGLRSLNTVWAQHLSEEVRRRFYKNWAKSKKKAFTGYAKQYESEDGKKGIQAQLEKMKKYGTVIRVLAHTQIRKLKGLKQKKAHMMEIQINGGTIAQKVDFAYSFFEKQIPIDFHFSFAAGLVGVFRFVSLLPLHF; via the exons atgtCTCACAGGAAGTTTGAGCACCCAAGACATGGTTCTCTTGGTTTCTTACCAAGGAAGAGAGCTAACCGTCACAGAGGAAAGG TGAAGGCTTTCCCCAAGGATGATCAAACCAAGCCTTGCAAGTTCACAGCTTTCTTGGGTTACAAAGCTGGTATGACCCACATTGTCAGAGATGTTGAGAAGCCTGGATCCA AGCTTCACAAGAAGGAGACGTGTGAGGCTGTTACCATCATTGAGACACCTGCtatggttgttgttggtgttgttgcttaTGTGAAGACCCCGAGAGGTTTGAGGTCTTTGAACACTGTCTGGGCACAGCATTTGAGTGAGGAGGTTAGGAGAAGGTTCTACAAGAACTGGGCTAAGTCTAAGAAGAAGGCTTTCACTGGCTACGCCAAGCAGTATGAATCTGAGGATGGCAAGAAAGGTATCCAGGCTCAgcttgagaagatgaagaaatacGGAACAGTTATCCGTGTTTTGGCCCACACTCAG ATCAGGAAATTGAAGGGATTGAAGCAGAAGAAAGCTCACATGATGGAAATCCAGATCAATGGTGGTACCATTGCCCAGAAAGTTGACTTTGCCTACAGTTTCTTTGAGAAGCAGATCCCAATTGAT tTTCACTTCTCTTTCGCCGCAGGACTCGTCGGAGTTTTCAGGTTCGTCTCTCTTCTTCCACTCCATTTTTGA
- the LOC104763194 gene encoding 60S ribosomal protein L3-1-like: MSHRKFEHPRHGSLGFLPRKRANRHRGKVKAFPKDDQTKPCKFTAFLGYKAGMTHIVRDVEKPGSKLHKKETCEAVTIIETPAMVVVGVVAYVKTPRGLRSLNTVWAQHLSEEVRRRFYKNWAKSKKKAFTGYAKQYESEDGKKGIQAQLEXYFDFITLLNNK, translated from the exons atgtCTCACAGGAAGTTTGAGCACCCAAGACATGGTTCTCTTGGTTTCTTACCAAGGAAGAGAGCTAACCGTCACAGAGGAAAGG TGAAGGCTTTCCCCAAGGATGATCAAACCAAGCCTTGCAAGTTCACAGCTTTCTTGGGTTACAAAGCTGGTATGACCCACATTGTCAGAGATGTTGAGAAGCCTGGATCCA AGCTTCACAAGAAGGAGACGTGTGAGGCTGTTACCATCATTGAGACACCTGCtatggttgttgttggtgttgttgcttaTGTGAAGACCCCGAGAGGTTTGAGGTCTTTGAACACTGTCTGGGCACAGCATTTGAGTGAGGAGGTTAGGAGAAGGTTCTACAAGAACTGGGCTAAGTCTAAGAAGAAGGCTTTCACTGGCTACGCCAAGCAGTATGAATCTGAGGATGGCAAGAAAGGTATCCAGGCTCAGCTTGAGANATATTTTGATTTCATCACTCTCCTCAATAACAAATAA
- the LOC104760725 gene encoding 60S ribosomal protein L3-1-like encodes MSHRKFEHPRHGSLGFLPRKRANRHRGKVKAFPKDDQTKPCKFTAFLGYKAGMTHIVRDVEKPGSKLHKKETCEAVTIIETPAMVVVGVVAYVKTPRGLRSLNTVWAQHLSEEVRRRFYKNWAKSKKKAFTGYAKQYESEDGKKGIQAQLEKMKKYGTVIRVLAHTQIRKMKGLKQKKAHMMEIQINGGTIAQKVDFAYSFFEKQIPIDAVFQKDEMIDVIGVTKGKGYEGVVTRWGVTRLPRKTHRGLRKVACIGAWHPARVSYTVARAGQNGYHHRTELNKKIYRLGKVGSETHSAMTEYDRTEKEVTPMGGFAHYGVVKEDFLIIKGCCMGPKKRVVTLRQSLLTQTSRLAMEVINVKFIDTSSKWGHGHFQTSQEKARFYGRATTKA; translated from the exons ATGTCTCACAGGAAGTTTGAGCACCCAAGACATGGTTCTCTTGGTTTCTTACCAAGGAAGAGAGCTAACCGTCACAGAGGAAAGG TGAAGGCTTTCCCCAAGGATGATCAAACCAAGCCTTGCAAGTTCACAGCTTTCTTGGGTTACAAAGCTGGTATGACCCACATTGTCAGAGATGTTGAGAAGCCTGGATCCA AGCTTCACAAGAAGGAGACGTGTGAGGCTGTTACCATCATTGAGACACCTGCtatggttgttgttggtgttgttgcttaTGTGAAGACCCCGAGAGGTTTGAGGTCTTTGAACACTGTCTGGGCACAGCATTTGAGTGAGGAGGTTAGGAGAAGGTTCTACAAGAACTGGGCTAAGTCTAAGAAGAAGGCTTTCACTGGCTACGCCAAGCAGTATGAATCTGAGGATGGCAAGAAAGGTATCCAGGCTCAgcttgagaagatgaagaaatacGGAACAGTTATCCGTGTTTTGGCCCACACTCAG ATCAGGAAAATGAAGGGACTGAAGCAGAAGAAAGCTCACATGATGGAAATCCAGATCAATGGTGGTACCATTGCCCAGAAAGTTGACTTTGCCTACAGTTTCTTTGAGAAGCAGATCCCAATTGATGCTGTTTTCCAAAAAGATGAAATGATTGATGTGATTGGTGTGACCAAGGGTAAGGGTTATGAAGGTGTTGTTACCCGTTGGGGTGTGACAAGGCTTCCACGTAAGACTCACAGGGGTCTACGTAAGGTGGCTTGTATCGGTGCGTGGCATCCAGCTAGAGTGTCCTACACCGTAGCTAGGGCTGGTCAGAACGGTTACCATCACCGTACTGAGCTGAACAAGAAGATTTACAGGTTGGGTAAAGTTGGTTCAGAGACTCATTCAGCCATGACTGAATACGACAG GACTGAGAAGGAAGTGACTCCAATGGGAGGATTCGCACACTACGGTGTTGTCAAGGAAGACTTCTTGATTATTAAGGGTTGCTGCATGGGTCcaaagaagagagttgtgaCTTTGCGCCAGTCACTGCTTACGCAGACATCTCGTCTTGCCATGGAGGTGATTAATGTCAAGTTTATTGATACCTCCTCCAAGTGGGGACATGGTCACTTCCAGACCTCCCAGGAAAAGGCCAGGTTTTATGGTCGTGCAACAACCAAGGCTTAA
- the LOC104763192 gene encoding uncharacterized protein LOC104763192, translating to MADGLAGRSVDDEHHEDEHHGEFEDPPPAGNVNPPGGGDAARAAAQREVVQRKAARLAAFNQRPANVRQTLREHDAPNAEMYRGGVQYPPIARNDFEIKPELLGLVKQNQFHGLPSENPFYHLEYFEDICGTTRMNGGDTIRTWDEYKAAFLGQYFTQARTTLLRNKISGFQQHATESFHKAWEKFKDYKRECPHHGFTPESLINTFYRGVDKRYKVALDTTSNGDFMIKTEGEAQILIENLASSNSNHCVDYDRTVRSSGGGESKQIAELTSKVEQLLRRDQRSLNFCDDTGDGKVYHKGAGDGFEELQAELNYVNQGYLNNGFNQGYRNHPNLSYRSTNVENPQDQVYPPQQFQQKQFIPGQGNYNKPFVPQGQGHGNGYGQGGDNEMKLLMQQILEGQVKNAAEINVKVDNMYRDLNGKFTTVSSHVKTLENQVAQISSTSTRPSGVLPGKSEPKNKEHCYAVMIQEEPVEVTEIGLQEAANESIISEMEVLIVDVAVDDEIAGDDEPPYVAPPPYVPKLPFPGRIMKAKMQAKKAKARFDEVMKEFHIKLPFLESIKNKKTYKKCLKDVLSYKKSIEEGVMMISTGKAYVHFEKQEKHQRNKEKTLAMAHLKEEVEMVSSECNAIIPIEIPKKLGDPGSFVLPCQIGRFMFERCLCGLRASVNLMPLSVLERLGITNFKPSRISLVLVDRFVRSPVGLVEDVHVRVRNFYIPTDFTVLELDKEPHDPLILGRPFLHTVGAMIDVKKQQIHLQIGDHTQEFDMQRLLKKPTIGGQAFSIETIDDPRDKYVKTCIGWSEVEEVLDGDLQIPIKKLSAPMKIQKDQGKSSCNLNTNEVCWRYHRV from the exons ATGGCTGATGGTTTAGCTGGTCGAAGTGTGGATGATGAACATCATGAAGATGAACATCATGGAGAGTTTGAGGATCCCCCTCCTGCTGGGAACGTTAATCCTCCTGGTGGTGGAGATGCTGCCCGTGCAGCTGCGCAAAGAGAAGTTGTGCAGCGCAAAGCTGCCCGTTTAGCTGCTTTTAATCAAAGACCGGCAAATGTTCGACAGACTTTGAGGGAACATGATGCTCCCAACGCTGAGATGTACCGCGGAGGTGTCCAATATCCTCCAATCGCCAGAAATGATTTTGAGATCAAACCGGAACTGTTGGGTTTAGTGAAGCAAAATCAGTTTCATGGTCTACCGTCAGAGAACCCATTTTATCATTTGGAGTACTTTGAGGATATATGTGGCACGACGCGAATGAATGGG GGAGATACCATTCGAACATGGGATGAGTATAAAGCTGCGTTCTTGGGACAATATTTTACTCAAGCAAGGACTACTCTTCTTAGGAATAAGATTTCAGGCTTCCAGCAGCATGCTACTGAGTCATTCCATAAGGCTTGGGAAAAGTTCAAAGACTATAAGAGAGAATGTCCTCACCATGGATTCACACCAGAATCACTCATCAACACATTCTACAGAGGGGTTGATAAGAGGTATAAGGTGGCCCTGGATACAACTAGTAATGGGGACTTCATGATAAAAACAGAAGGAGAAGCTCAGATtttgattgagaacctagctTCTAGCAACAGTAACCATTGTGTTGACTATGATAGGACAGTGAGAAgtagtggaggaggagaatcaAAACAGATTGCTGAGTTGACTTCAAAAGTGGAGCAGCTTTTGCGAAGAGATCAGAGGAGTTTGAATTTCTGTGATGATACTGGTGATGGTAAGGTTTATCACAAAGGTGCTGGGGATGGTTTTGAGGAACTACAAGCTGAGCTGAATTACGTGAACCAAGGATATCTGAACAATGGTTTCAACCAGGGCTACAGGAATCACCCCAACCTCTCTTATCGAAGCACTAATGTTgagaacccacaagatcaaGTGTATCCACCACAACAGTTTCAACAAAAGCAGTTTATACCAGGGCAAGGAAACTACAATAAGCCATTTGTGCCTCAGGGGCAAGGACATGGAAATGGATATGGTCAAGGAG GGGATAATGAAATGAAGTTGCTGATGCAGCAGATTCTTGAAGGTCAGGTGAAGAATGCTGCTGAAATCAATGTTAAGGTGGACAACATGTATCGTGATCTCAATGGGAAGTTCACAACAGTATCTTCACATGTTAAAACTCTTGAGAACCAAGTAGCTCAAATTTCTTCCACCTCTACGCGACCATCAGGTGTTTTACCAGGGAAAAGTGAACCCAAAAATAAAGAGCATTGTTATGCTGTTATGATTCAAGAAGAACCTGTAGAAGTTACTGAGATAGGTCTACAAGAAGCTGCAAATGAGAGTATTATTTCAGAGATGGAAGTTCTTATTGTTGATGTTGCTGTAGATGATGAGATTGCAGGAGATGATGAGCCACCATACGTTgcaccaccaccatatgttcCTAAGCTCCCATTTCCAGGTCGTATAATGAAAGCTAAAATGCAAGCTAAAAAGGCGAAAGCTCGCTTTGATGAAGTTATGAAAGAGTTTCACATCAAGCTCCCATTCCTAGAGTcaataaagaataaaaaaacatacaagaaaTGTTTGAAGGATGTCTTGTCTTACAAGAAGAGCATTGAAGAAGGGGTCATGATGATTTCAACTGGGAAGGCATATGTGCATTTTGAGAAGCAGGAAAAACATCAAAGGAACAAGGAGAAAACCCTTGCAATGGCACACTTGAAAGAGGAGGTAGAGATGGTTAGTTCTGAGTGCAATGCCATCATCCCGATTGAGATTCCTAAGAAGCTTGGAGATCCAGGGAGTTTTGTACTACCTTGCCAAATTGGGAGATTCATGTTTGAGAGATGCTTATGTGGCTTGAGAGCTAGTGTCAATTTGATGCCGCTTTCTGTGTTAGAGCGTTTGGGAATCACCAATTTCAAACCATCAAGGATCTCCTTAGTGCTTGTTGATCGTTTTGTGCGATCTCCAGTTGGGTTGGTGGAGGATGTGCATGTTAGAGTTAGGAACTTCTACATCCCAACTGACTTCACAGTTTTGGAGCTTGATAAAGAACCACATGATCCTCTCATTCTTGGTCGCCCATTCTTACATACCGTTGGGGCTATGATTGATGTAAAAAAGCAGCAAATTCACTTGCAGATTGGTGACCATACTCAGGAGTTTGACATGCAAAGGTTGCTGAAAAAACCTACTATTGGAGGACAAGCCTTTTCAATTGAAACCATTGATGATCCTAGGGATAAGTATGTGAAGACATGCATTGGTTGGAGTGAGGTCGAGGAAGTCCTGGATGGAGACCTTCAAATTCCAATAAAAAAGCTTAGTGCTCCAATGAAAATCCAAAAGGATCAAGGAAAATCCTCATGTAACCTTAATACCAATGAAGTGTGTTGGAGATACCATAGAGTATAA